AGGTGGGAGGGACCCATAAATAAGGCCGTTAAACTGAAGACATTGTCGCAGTCCTCTCCTCTACCAATGACGGCGCTGATGGCTGTGGGTGGTTTTTGCGTAAGCGAATTGTGAACTTCGGGGGAGTAATGTTGTCTCCCCTGCACCTACATGGTTGCAATATTCAAGTAATCTTAATTTTTCCAATGCCATTAGCTCAAAAATTTATTTGTGTTCACCGATTAATTTAACCAACTTTTTTATTTGTGTGTTCTGTTTAGCTTTTATTATGGTTAAACAAAAAAAACTCacgttaattatttaattcttattatcttataattcataatttgtaataaaatttttatttgagcaaactgtttgatttttttttataaaataataggttatttaaattaaaaaatatcacttaaaaaatataaaaaaatgtataatagtttatttaaatcttttgcttataaaattaattagtgataGAAAATAAATCTTACCAAAAAAGATACTGATTAAACTATttactttatttaaaaataaaatggaaaatGTGGGAGATTTTGtggactttttaaaataaatcaaagacGACCATAAAAAcaacataaaagaaaaaaataagaaatatttgaaaaataaaaaaaaggaaaagaaacaaAGATCACGTGTAGtagaaatttaacatgggaaACCTTGCACTGTCTGAATCCTCCATTCAAGCGCGTGAGTTTAACCCGAGATGGTGGGGTATGTGGCAATCGTAACAGGTACGGAATAAGTAATCCGTAGACTATAAATCCTGatattttacctttttttttttgaaaaaaaaaaattacaccaACCGCAGCAGCCTTCGACCTACAGCCCACAGCCTACAGGCTACAGCTGATGAGATTTCAATTATTGAGGATGCGTTTAATTATTTGTCTTTTTCATTCGCCTTGTGCTTTCCGCTAAAAGAATcaagatttatataaaaaaaaaaaaaaaatctttttatattaCTCTATGATATgaagatttattttataattaaactataattaatgaccattttttaataataatacttttCTTAATAATAATTCAACCAAAATTTGTACATTAGCCACCGTCACACGATTTAGATATTGCTAACTTTGTGCAATTCTCTTAGGGATGTCAGGCGAATGGGTTTTTACGGATATCCGATCCGTCCAAATTTTATTAggatgaatttgaatttttacaaaacggatttgggcgggttcggatttaaaaatttttacacGTTTCAGATTTGGGTAGGGTTCGAAATTAAATaatcggatacccgttacccaACCCAATTAGCTATACTAACAAAATGAACCTTAATCCCTCattccattttttattttaccatACTGCTCTCTCTCTCCGTTTGCGCTTCTCTCATCGCTTCCCGCGCCTCTCTCCCCATCTTTCCGTCTGCGCCTCTCTTCCCCGGCAGCCCAATCGGCACCGGCAACGTCTCATTTCTCTCCCCAGCcacgatatctccttctctctccagtCAGTCATATCTCCTTCTCTTTCAGTCGGTGACATCTCCCACAGTCCCACTTTCCAGTCTAAcgcctctctcccccacttcactgatgAGTGCTGGTAGCCCAGTCGGCACtggcgacgtctcctttctctctccAGTCGACGATAAATCTTTTCTCTTCATTGGCGACATCTCTTACTTCCTAgtcggagacaactcttccctctcctCGGTCGGCAtcggcgatatctccttctctcttccGACTGCCCTTGCCTCTCCCCAATCGGTatcggcgacatctcctttgACTGAAACTCTCTTCAGGTTTGCTATTTGATTACTGTAACACTgatgatttttagaatttatggctATTAATCTGATATATGGACTAAAAgtagatttttagaatttatgaactattaatttgattatttggatactgttaaaaaatttaattgcagTTATGAATAGACTTTTTAAGAACTCTTGGTAGTCGGTGATACAGTTCATTACTATGATACTGAATGGATTCTGTttttggtttttattttcttttagtatatttaaattttttaattcagatttgttatttggattaaaatatctaaatctttaaattttttataattgaattgaattaaaaaaaatcaggtTCGATCGAATTCGGATATTATGCGGGTATTGTTAAACAGATTTGGAACGGGTacgaataataaaattaaaatattaaatcgaTTTGGgacgatttgaaaattttatatataatcggaTTCAAATTTGGATACCTTCAATTTTGGGTACCCTACCATTTACATCCTTAAATTCTccacaatataaatatttaaaaatattgatacattgaaataattattttctcaaGTAGAATACACGTAAAGGAtcaaattttaactattttgcTTCTTTAACGGTGTATATAATTCTGGAAATTTCTACTAAATATTactatatacataaacattaaatataataatactcAGATTTAACTGAagaacaaatttaattttattactatttttgGATTGATTATccagtttatttatttactatatATAAGTGGATCATCATTATTTATTACCCACATGCTCGTTGCTGGCGGCGGTGCAAGTCCTCCCATGGCTACTGATATCTAGGAAAGTCTAGTGATgtgattttttttgttttttgtaaACAGTCTACTGATGTATTTTTTTGGTCAGCACCTACTTCATGTGTTTGACCAATTAACTATATGGATTATTTAAACAtgtgaaattataaattttaaattatgaacaAAGTAAaagaatccttttttttttaaccataaaaaactaaataattggCTCTAAATAACATAGACTAAATTATGGTTCaccttaaaaattttatttgtccaGTTTATATGGATTCAAAgattgattaaataaaaaaaaattcaaatattttatttggttTGTATTTAATCCGAACatattaatgtaattttaatttatttttaagatcaatccctaaatttcaatttttatacacacaaaaatttcatttttcaatatatatatatatatgtatatactcCGTAATTaacatgaaatttaatattgaatttCATGTCAATAAAAACTGAatgttatatattaattttagaattaGGTTAAATCTCaccaaattaaaaaagtaattgaataataaatttaaaattaaaacattttaattaaaatataaaaatataaaaatatttttttctgatAAAGACGAACCTGTTCAAATGAGCATACAATGGTATTGATAAGCATAATACTAAATTATTGTGGGTCAAATATATGTTGTtagcttttttttatatagggaTCTtagtttagttaaatttattatatttagccTTTATTTACAGGAATTTATTCTTCTGCCTCTTCAATAACTTGAATGAGTTAACTTGTATTTTTCCTATAAATTACGTAATAATAGAAGAAGTATATACAACAATAATTATAAACATATCTATAACTCTttatggtattagagccctattAAGATTTAAAcaccatttttttttctctttttctttattattacaGTTATGTTTCTTCTCCATGGCTTACAACCCACCTACTCCTTTTATTCCAATTAACGTGTTACCCTCTACTACTCCGTCCATTAAAAATCATGTTACAGTTAAACTGACCTCCTCAAACTATATTATGTGGAAAACGCAATTAAACTCTCTTCTCTATGGCTTACAATTGTTCCATCACGTTGATGGCTTGATTGATCCTCCTCCCAAACAGATTAACATCCTGTCTATCAAGAGTGGTTCATCAAAGACCAAACTATACTAGGTTGGATTATAAGCTCCCTCTCAAAATCGGTCTTATCCTAAGTTGTTGGTGCCAACACGGCTTTTGATGCCTAGAATCGTTTGAAAACCACCTATGCCTCTAGCTCTCGGGCGCAAATCAGGACCATAAAAAATGCTCTCCATTCGCTATCCAGAGATACTGACACTATTGCAAATTACATAAGTCGTGCAAAGCAGCTATTTGATCAGCTGGTTGCTCGTGATGCCCCGATTTCTGAAGATGATCTTATTGACCATATCTTGTGAGGCCTAAGCTCGAATTATAGACTATTGATGCAAAATATAGAGGCCAGCTTAACATCTATTTCCTTCGATGATCTTTTGGTCTCCTTTCTAAAGAGATGCAACTTTAGAGCTCCAATGCTTCACTTAATACACCTACTATTGCGCATTATAATAATTGTCAAAGAGGGAGAGGATGTGGTGGTAGGCGTGGAGGCTACCAATTAAACTCTGGTTGTGGATGGAATTGAAACATCAGAACTGAAGGATTCAATCTTATCTATTACAATTACGGAGGACAGGGCCACGCTTTTAATTCATATCCCAGTCTTAGATATAataatcaaaattcaaaacctGCAAGTAATTACTTTTCCTCACCTACTACATCCCATAAACCGTGAATTATGGGTAGTGGCAACTCATCACTTGGATGTCTAAATTGAAAAACTTGGGCATTCATTCTGAATATTCGGGAACTGATGAAGTTGCTCTCAGTAATGGTAAAAGCTTACCTATTTCTAATATTGGTTTTAATCATATCACTCTCAATTCTTATGATTTTTCGTTAGACAATATTTTGCCTGTTATCGATTCTAATGCTTCGTCAATTTTCTATTTCTAATGATATCTCACTGGAATTCTTTCTCAACTTTTTTTGTGATAAATGACTTCTGAACGAAGCAAATACTTCACAGGTGACAAATTAAGAATAGTCTGTATGCTTTAGTCTCAAGTGCAACTTACCAACTTGCAATTTAGTCACCTTATTTATATGATATGCTCGTTTAGACCATGCCTGTTATAAAACTATTGATAAAATTCTATTGTTGAATAATTTATCTGCTTTCAATAATGTGAATAAATCTTTGTGTGAAATATGTTGTGTAGCAAATCATACAAGttgcttttttttaattattcatttgtTGTAAAAGAACCTTTAGAGCTAATTTGTTCAGATTTGTAGGGTCCTACACCTATTCCTTTATCTGATGGTTACTTATATTATGtactatttttttatcattttaccaAGTATACTTGGATCTCctttattcataaaaaatttaatgtcttTTATTGTTTTGTCAAATTTCGGACTatagttaaaaattttttagtaaAACAATTTCAATCAAATTAGGGTAGGGAATACTAGACACTTCAAAAATATTTGGTTGAAAATGGAATTACACAATGAAGTTCATGTCCACACACATCTAAACAAAATAGATGTGCGGAAAGAAAACACCATCACATGAACGAAACTGGCCGAGCCTACTTACTTCATGCCTCTGTATCACCAAACTTTTGAGACCATGCATTTGTTGTTGTAGTTTACACAATAAATAGACTTTTCACTTCAAATCTTCATCACAAATCACCTtatcaaataatttttcaatgtaATCTGGAACATAATTTCTTACATGTTCTTGGTTGTTGCTGTTATCCTTGGTTGCGAccatgtataaaaaataaatttcagtcACGTTCAACTAAATGTGTCTTTCTTAATTACCATCTTTTACATAAaggttataaatattttttttgtttacaaataaaatattattctcaCACCATATTTTATTTGATGAACGGGTTTTTCCATTCAAAGAAAGTGATTGTTAGTCCTCTGTCCTCGGTTCACCACCTCCTTTACTATCAATATTATCACTTTCCACCAAGCAACTGCCATCCATTCCTACAAATACAAGTAATTGTATCAATCTACCATTATCTTCGGTTAATGGGCCTTCTCAAATTAATCCAAGTCATATTCACAATTTACCTGCAACTCAAACACTTCCCCACAGTCTTGGTATAACCGAACCACTTTCAACTGAAACTCTTGTTATAATCGAACCCTAATGCCTTTTACTTCAAATTCACCGAATCTTCCTTTTCCACCAATACAACCTACTGCTTCAACACTACTAAGCCACAACATCTAAATAATTGAACCAATCATCATTCCATGGTAACCCGTTCAAGAATAAGAAACCTCAAACCCAAAACATATCAATCCACAGTGATTTTCACTACACCGTCTTTCTATCATGAAGTAGTTAAACTTCAAGCAATCAGTTTCATATGTTCCACATATTTAGTGTGATAATGTTTCGGCTACATATCTTGTAGCCAATTCAGTATTTCATATTAGATCAAACACCTAGAACTAGACTTCCATTTCATTCGAGATCAGACTCACAAGAAAAATCTTCGTGTCTCTTACATCTCCACAACAGACCCGCTAGCAGATATCTTGACCAAGCCTTTGTCTAAATCACAGTTTCTTGatctaaaattcaaattaaagatTATTCCCCCATCAGTTTGCGGGGAGGTGATAAATACTATTCTATAGGTCAAATATCTATTATTAGCTTTCCTTTTGTCATAGGAATTTTAGTCTAACCAAACTTATTGTATTTAGTCTTTGTTTATAGGGATTTATCCTTCTAACCTTTCAACGGCTTGAACgggtaaattaatatataagcaCTTTTTAATTAAGAATACCAATTACCAAATGCGGATTTTGATGTAACATGTGAAATTGACTATTTACACTTCATTCTCAtggataattattatttaagttggttttattattgataaactGAGTTTTACCATTTCCATTGGATCCACAGCTGCACCCTTCCTCTGGGTTTGTATATACAATATAGATATCCTTGCCTGAAGTTAACGCCTGTGACATATATAATATGAGCAATTTTGCTTGGCCAAGCTATCTTCTCTTGCTACCAAAGGAAACGTAGACTTAAAGGCCAAGCATATATCatcaactttattttttaattttataaactaacATCTCCTCTACATCTTATGTTCTATAAAAGGTTATTATGGCTTTGCAGTGACATGGTGCTTAATAACTGTTTCTTATCGAGCATCTTATCCTTTCATGGCTTTGTCTGTAATTAGAACAAGTCGATGTCTAGTTAGGCCACTTGAGCCTACACCGtcagaaactcttgatctctctGTCATTGATAGATTGCCTGTCCTGAGATGCAATGCTCGGACGCTGCATGTTTTCAGAAATGGCCCTGAAGCAGCAAGAATTATAAGAGAGGCCTTGTCAAAGGCTTTGGTCCCTTACTACCCTCTTGCAGGGCGTCTCAAGGAGTCCAGCCAGGGCCAGCTTCAGATTGAATGCTCTGGTCAAGGTGTATGGTTTGTTGAGGCATCTACTACTAGTAATCTTGAATCTGTCAATTATTTTGATAATGTCACAACAATCCCCTGTGATGAACTCCTTCCTGATTATGTTCCTGAAACTGACAAAGACATCGAACCACTTGTCCAAATGCAGGTATACTTCTTGTCAGAGATAATTAATATCACCCATTGAATGAAAAGAAACTAAAAGCTTATTTAACATGTAATGTTTATATCGGGCTTGAGGTTGTTATACTTTTTAACGATAAATAACTAAGACCTATGTCAAAGCTATTTGATCCATTCGATTCTAGCTAAAAGCTGTAAGTTGTTGTTGTTTTCCATTTTTTTCTAGGTTACACAATTTGCATCTGGAGGTTTTGTGATTGGACTTATATTCTGCCATAGTATATGCGACGGCCTTGGAGCTGCACAATTCTTAAACGCAGTTGGGGAGCTAGCTAGAGGTGTTGAGCAGCTTAGCGTTTCCCCAGTTTGGTGTAGGGACTTTGCTCCAACACCACCCCAGCAAGCGAATGTCACAGCACTGCCAATACTGCCACCACCAATGCCAAATTACAGGTTAGAACATGCCAATATAGACATTTCAATTGATCAAATTACTCGGCTCAAGAAAGAATTTCACGAGTCGACGGGGAAAACTTGCTCCACGTTCGAAGTTGTAGCTGCCACATTTTGGAGACACCGAACGATTGCAATAAACCTGAAGCACAACACAAAGATGAAGCTTGTTTTCTTCGCGAATTGCCGCCAAGTCCTAGACCCTGCTTTGCCTAAAGGATTCTACGGGAATTGTTTCTTCCCAGTGACAATCACAGTTCAAGCAGAGTCTCTGGCACAAGCATCAAACATTGAAGTGATAAAACTCATACAAGAATCAAAATCTAAGCTGCCAACAGAATTTGGTAAGTATCTGAAGGGCGAGTATTTGAAAGATGGTGAGGACCCATTTGCACCGCCGCTAATCTACAGCACATTGTTCATATCAGAATGGGGTAGATTGGGATTCAATCAGGTGGATTATGGATGGGGTCCTCCAGTGCATATTGTTCCAATACAGGGCTCTAGCATCATACCTGTAGGTATTGTAGGATCGTTGCCACTGCCGGAGAAAGGCATCCGTTTGATGACTTGGTGCGTTGAGGAGGTCCATCGCCAGCACTTCATTGATCAGATGACGAAAGCTACTTGAGTCTTCATGTTCAATTCCCAAAAAAACTGTGGAAATAAAAAACTTGGAAATTAACTTGATTCCTTCTCCAAGATAACCATATGGTTAAGCTTACTCCGTGATTGCAAGCAATAATAAGCATGGAATttgtttgattttataaaaaaaaaaagaaaaaaaaaactcaggaaaatgtaaatttttatttacataaGTTTATTGATgaaaatgtaataatttttcatcCGTACATTTTGCGGGTGCTGCGAGTCTGTGACTATGAAGACAGAAGTATGGGTTAAGGCTTTAGCGTTCCCAAACATGGGCTTCCGAATTTTATATTATACGACGCCGTACAATAATAAATTCGATTATTCTATCTAGACGTCCATGTGACAGGTTGAAGACGTCATGCTGCCGTTGATCCAAGGACCATCGATCTCCACGTGGCTTATTCTCGAGTGAGAAGGggaaaaatgaagaataaaagaaataattctTGCTTGTGGGATGATAATTCTATGGCAAGAATTGTTGAAAAAGACAAAGTGAGTACTCATTTAGAGCGTTGAATTTAACCCTATATGTATTGATATGTATAATAACAACAGCAGAAGCAGGAAGTTGTGCCATAACAATCAGTTGATGAGAAACAACAGAAAATGCTCCATTTTGAAGGTCATGAATCGACCATTCCAGGCTTCTTTCGCATTTCGACTTTTGCTCTTCGTTTTGGTAAGGAAGGCCCATCATCCGAGTTTCCTCCACTTTTGAACTTCAATCGACCACTTCCTCCAGTTTTAAATCCAActgcatttatttatttatttattttttatgtatataatcatcgtattctatatttttttaataaaatgattaaattgaTGTAGGTAGTGAGGTGGAGTAGGTGCTATAATTTGCAGCATATTGCTGTGGTTGACAGTTAAAAAGTGAGGAAATGGAAATGTTGATGAGGAAGGAGGGACCAACCAATTATTTTGTCTGCTAAGGTCAAAATCCACTATGAAAATATTTgctttttcttaaatatataataattataattattcatataaatcaaaatgattcaaaatttaaatttttcttaaatgaTTAATAGTGAAATTCATCCATTCTGACTAAAAAATGACTTACACTGAAtatattgaataatttaaaacCCTAAAGTTTTGATTCCTAATTCCACTGGCTGTTACTTCTTCACAAACCCTACTACCTAATTCAGTAGTATACTTAATCAACTTACCTTTAAAATTACATTTGATTTAACTCTACCTAAAATTATTGAAGGTGATGGTCATAATACAAGCCATTAAATCAATTTCATGTTTGAATTAAAGAACTATgagtttcaatttaattttgtaattattagatagaaaatatttagttttGACACGACACTTTATTTATATTCCTTTACATActtatgtttttaataattaatcaacCTTAATAATTGATTGTCATGACtatattaaaaatgatttttatatttaatttttttatttacaaaaaataatttacatttaaaaatattttcaataaaataatttattttttactgtttaattttaatttaaaatataaaacttattaatcaatttatatatagaaatattaataagaattttaaaataaaaaaatgacttATTCTTATTAAATGAAacgttatttatttttttaattagaaaaatattttttattaattaaaatttttgagtgttttaaatattaaaaaaatatttttatataaaatagtttttgtaaaaaaataaactctaattttt
The Manihot esculenta cultivar AM560-2 chromosome 1, M.esculenta_v8, whole genome shotgun sequence genome window above contains:
- the LOC110622794 gene encoding acyl transferase 4, with protein sequence MALSVIRTSRCLVRPLEPTPSETLDLSVIDRLPVLRCNARTLHVFRNGPEAARIIREALSKALVPYYPLAGRLKESSQGQLQIECSGQGVWFVEASTTSNLESVNYFDNVTTIPCDELLPDYVPETDKDIEPLVQMQVTQFASGGFVIGLIFCHSICDGLGAAQFLNAVGELARGVEQLSVSPVWCRDFAPTPPQQANVTALPILPPPMPNYRLEHANIDISIDQITRLKKEFHESTGKTCSTFEVVAATFWRHRTIAINLKHNTKMKLVFFANCRQVLDPALPKGFYGNCFFPVTITVQAESLAQASNIEVIKLIQESKSKLPTEFGKYLKGEYLKDGEDPFAPPLIYSTLFISEWGRLGFNQVDYGWGPPVHIVPIQGSSIIPVGIVGSLPLPEKGIRLMTWCVEEVHRQHFIDQMTKAT